In Oryza sativa Japonica Group chromosome 3, ASM3414082v1, one DNA window encodes the following:
- the LOC4333065 gene encoding protein TIFY 10a, producing the protein MASAKSGERGSSSFAMACSLLSRYVRQNGAAAGELGLGIRGEADANKGKETMELFPQNSGFGSEAAAVKETPDAREQEKRQLTIFYGGKVLVFDDFPAEKAKDLMQMASKSSSTAQNCVLLPSSATATVADNTKVSAVPAPASALPVAQANAPKPVRPNAADLPQARKASLHRFLEKRKDRLQAKAPYQGSPSDASPVKKELQESQPWLGLGPQVAAPDLSLRQESSQ; encoded by the exons atggcttCCGCGAAATCCGGGGAGAGGGGGAGCAGCAGCTTCGCCATGGCCTGCAGCCTGCTCAGCCGCTACGTCAGGCAGAACGGcgcagccgccggcgagctcggcctCGGCATCAGAG GTGAAGCCGATGCGAACAAGGGGAAGGAGACCATGGAGCTGTTCCCCCAGAATTCCGGGTTCGGCTCTGAAGCTGCTGCCGTGAAGGAGACCCCGGATGCGAG GGAGCAAGAGAAGCGCCAATTAACCATCTTCTACGGTGGGAAGGTCCTGGTGTTTGATGACTTCCCAGCTGAGAAGGCCAAGGACCTGATGCAGATGGCCAGCAAGAGTTCCTCCACAGCGCAGAACTGTGTCCTTCTTCCATCTTCCGCTACTGCAACCGTTGCCGACAACACTAAGGTGTCTGCTGTACCAGCCCCAGCAAGTGCACTTCCTGTTGCTCAGGCCAATGCCCCGAAACCTGTTCGTCCAAATGCTGCTG ATCTGCCTCAGGCTAGGAAGGCGTCGCTTCACCGGTTCCTCGAGAAAAGAAAGGATCG CCTTCAGGCTAAAGCACCCTACCAGGGTTCCCCTTCAGATGCTTCTCCGGTCAAGAAGGAGCTGCAGGAGAGTCAGCCATGGCTTGGGTTAGGACCTCAGGTTGCCGCTCCCGACCTGAGCTTGCGGCAGGAATCGAGCCAATGA